One Hippea jasoniae genomic window, ATTTCTTATCTGATGCACAAGCTCAATAGATAGTCTTGCATCTTTAATGCCAAAACCTCCGCCGTTTAATATATCTTTATAAACAAGTGTATGCAAGTCTGTAAAGCCACCAGAAAATTCAATCTCTTTTGAATCTACTGTTATAGATCTGTATGTTCTCTGACCTTTTTGTTTTATATCATCGGGTAAATCGTTATAATCCACTGACAAAAACCACCTAACATAAGCTTTTTTTAACTCTATAAAGCCTGCCATCTTTTTTAAAGGCTCACAGTAGTGAACCTCGCTGTTCTTTACCTCACCAAAAAGCCACATCAGCATATCAAAGAAATGTATTCCGATATTTGTTGCAACACCGCCGGACTTTGATAAATCTCCCTTCCACGAAACAAAGTACCATCTGCCTCTTGAGGTTATATAGGTCAAGTCTATGTTGTATTTTTTATTCTCTTTAGAAGTCTCTTTTTCTATCTTATCCTTTAGTGAAATGATTGAAGGATGAAGTCTTAATTGAAGAACATTGT contains:
- a CDS encoding Gfo/Idh/MocA family oxidoreductase, coding for MKNFVLIGAAGYIAPRHMKAIKDTGNNLLAAVDPNDSVGIIDSYFPEAHFFTEFERFDRHVDKLRRRGNKVDFASICSPNYLHDAHIRWALRSGINAICEKPLVLNPWNLDALEEIEQETGRKVYNVLQLRLHPSIISLKDKIEKETSKENKKYNIDLTYITSRGRWYFVSWKGDLSKSGGVATNIGIHFFDMLMWLFGEVKNSEVHYCEPLKKMAGFIELKKAYVRWFLSVDYNDLPDDIKQKGQRTYRSITVDSKEIEFSGGFTDLHTLVYKDILNGGGFGIKDARLSIELVHQIRN